AAACCGGGCGCGGGCACGCCGGCGGTCACGGCCTTCACCACGACCCGCCGCCACGCCGCCTCGGCCGACCGCACGGCGTCCCGGAAGTAGTCGTCCACCAACAGCGACGGCAACTCCGGCGCCTTGTCGTACGCCTCACGGATCCGGTCCAGGAACCGGGCCCGGATGATGCAGCCGCCACGCCAGATGGTGGCCATCGCGCCCAGGTCGAGGTCCCAGCCGTACTCGGCGCTCGCCGCCCGCATCTGGTCGAAGCCCTGCGCGTACGCGACGACCTTGGACGCGTACAGCGCCTGCCGCACGTCCTCGACCAGCGACTCGTCCGCCCCGCCCGCGACCTCGGCCGGCCCGAACGCCTCGCGCACCGCCTGCCGCTGCCCCGCCCGCCCGGACAGGGACCGCGCGAACACCGCCTCCGCGATACCCGTCACCGGCACGCCCAGCTCCAGCGCCTCCTGCACGGTCCAGCGGCCGGTGCCCTTCTGCTCGGCCTCGTCCGCGATCACGTCGACCAGCGCGGCGCCGGTCTCCGCGTCCACGTGGCCCAGCACCTCGGCGGTGATCTCAACCAGGTACGACTCCAGGTCGCCGCTGTTCCAGCCGCGGAACACCTCGGCCACGTCGGCGGGCGTCATGCCGCCGACCCGGTGCAGCAGGTCGTACGCCTCGGCGATGAGCTGCATGTCGGCGTACTCGATGCCGTTGTGCACCATCTTCACGAAGTGCCCGGCGCCGTCCGGCCCGACGTGCACGCAGCACGGCACGCCGTCGACCTTGGCCGCGATGTCCTCCAGCACCGGCCCGAGGTGCTCATAGGACTCCTTGGGCCCGCCCGGCATGATCGACGGGCCGTTCAGCGCGCCTTCCTCGCCGCCGGAGATGCCCGCGCCGACGAAGAGCAGCCCGACCTCCTTCAACGCGGCCTCGCGGCGGCGGGTGTCGGCGTAATGCGCGTTGCCGCCGTCGATCACCATGTCGCCCGGCTCCAGCAGGGGCACGAGCTCGTCGATGACGGCGTCGGTCGGCCCGCCCGCCTTGACCATGATGATGATCTGGCGCGGCGTCTGGAGGCTCCCCACGAGCTCTTCCAGCGTCTCCGCGGGCACGAAGTCGCCCTCGTGGCCGTGTTCGGAGATGAGCGCCTTGGTGCGGGCGTGGCTGCGGTTGTGCACGGCGACGCGGTAGCCGTGTCGGGCGAGGTTGCGCGCCAGGTTGCTGCCC
This is a stretch of genomic DNA from Saccharothrix ecbatanensis. It encodes these proteins:
- the gndA gene encoding NADP-dependent phosphogluconate dehydrogenase, which encodes MTTSEASARIAVTGLAVMGSNLARNLARHGYRVAVHNRSHARTKALISEHGHEGDFVPAETLEELVGSLQTPRQIIIMVKAGGPTDAVIDELVPLLEPGDMVIDGGNAHYADTRRREAALKEVGLLFVGAGISGGEEGALNGPSIMPGGPKESYEHLGPVLEDIAAKVDGVPCCVHVGPDGAGHFVKMVHNGIEYADMQLIAEAYDLLHRVGGMTPADVAEVFRGWNSGDLESYLVEITAEVLGHVDAETGAALVDVIADEAEQKGTGRWTVQEALELGVPVTGIAEAVFARSLSGRAGQRQAVREAFGPAEVAGGADESLVEDVRQALYASKVVAYAQGFDQMRAASAEYGWDLDLGAMATIWRGGCIIRARFLDRIREAYDKAPELPSLLVDDYFRDAVRSAEAAWRRVVVKAVTAGVPAPGFVSALAYYDGLRSERLPASLIQGLRDFFGAHTYRRTDREGSFHTLWSGDRSQVDA